From a single Gimesia fumaroli genomic region:
- a CDS encoding sigma-54-dependent transcriptional regulator: MSSKDTKDTDLESIVIRVLIIDDDEAHAQAVAESLERVGCECKIATSGEQGAKLIERETADIVITDLRMDGVDGLSILRTAKEELPDAEVIVLTGHGSINSAVTAMQLGAYTYLTKPLDISELRNAVEKASTRVRLMRRNAELHRRLDEKFGFEGVIGNTPQMHKIVDKLKNVASTNSTVLIEGESGTGKELVARAIHQNSERKSKPFVPLNISALPDSILESELFGHEQGAFTGAVGKRIGKFEHANGGTLFLDEVGEMPMQTQIKLLRVLEDRKIARLGTNEEITLNVRLVAATNADLLEMVKQGSFRQDLYYRLSVVKIELPPLRERRGDIPLLTDHFLKELSSQYDKPYEGVSRAARRALMAYDWPGNIRQLRNAAERMLVLDTDGVLDLDDLPEEIVPLGGPEGDSSYTSDRSGADFLIGRPFAEVERYYIERALDLADGKREEAAKMLGIGERTLYRKLKEYQKQKEEQSK, from the coding sequence ATGAGCTCAAAAGACACAAAGGATACAGACCTCGAATCGATTGTGATTCGGGTCTTGATTATTGATGACGATGAAGCCCATGCACAGGCTGTGGCAGAAAGCCTGGAGCGTGTGGGGTGTGAATGTAAGATTGCGACCTCTGGAGAGCAGGGGGCCAAACTGATTGAGCGTGAGACAGCTGACATTGTCATCACTGATTTACGTATGGATGGGGTAGATGGCTTATCGATTCTCAGAACAGCCAAGGAAGAGCTACCCGATGCAGAAGTGATTGTGCTGACCGGGCATGGTTCGATCAATTCCGCCGTGACCGCAATGCAGCTGGGCGCGTATACGTATCTGACGAAGCCACTCGATATTAGCGAGCTGCGTAACGCCGTAGAGAAGGCCTCGACTCGAGTGCGACTGATGCGTCGGAATGCGGAGCTGCATCGTCGGCTCGATGAAAAATTTGGCTTTGAAGGGGTGATTGGTAATACGCCCCAAATGCATAAAATTGTTGACAAACTGAAGAATGTGGCGTCAACCAACAGTACCGTTTTGATTGAAGGTGAAAGTGGGACTGGCAAAGAACTGGTAGCTCGTGCGATTCATCAAAACAGCGAACGGAAAAGCAAACCATTTGTGCCTCTGAATATATCGGCGTTGCCCGATAGTATTCTGGAAAGTGAACTCTTCGGGCATGAACAAGGTGCGTTTACCGGTGCCGTGGGAAAGCGGATTGGTAAATTTGAGCATGCGAACGGAGGAACGCTGTTTCTCGATGAAGTCGGTGAAATGCCGATGCAGACGCAGATTAAGTTATTGCGTGTGTTGGAAGATCGCAAAATTGCCCGGCTGGGCACGAATGAAGAAATCACTTTGAATGTACGACTGGTGGCAGCTACAAATGCTGACCTACTAGAGATGGTCAAGCAGGGATCGTTTCGGCAGGACCTCTACTACCGCTTGTCTGTGGTCAAAATTGAGCTGCCTCCTCTGCGAGAACGCAGGGGAGATATCCCTTTGCTCACCGATCACTTTTTGAAAGAACTTTCTTCTCAGTACGATAAACCTTACGAAGGAGTTTCTCGCGCTGCCCGCCGCGCTCTGATGGCTTATGACTGGCCGGGAAATATTCGTCAGTTGCGAAATGCAGCCGAGCGAATGCTGGTTCTTGATACGGATGGCGTGCTGGATTTAGATGATTTGCCTGAAGAAATTGTCCCATTGGGAGGGCCGGAAGGCGACAGTAGTTATACCTCCGATCGTTCGGGGGCTGATTTTCTGATCGGCCGACCGTTCGCGGAAGTGGAACGGTATTATATTGAACGGGCCCTTGATCTGGCTGATGGCAAACGTGAAGAAGCGGCGAAAATGCTGGGCATAGGCGAGCGAACACTTTATCGTAAACTCAAAGAATACCAGAAGCAGAAAGAAGAGCAGAGCAAGTAA
- a CDS encoding sensor histidine kinase, which translates to MSRTSAMNESPLSVGEREKFEAQYSEIATLAGGLAHEIKNPLSTMSMNLELLTEDLDSLDVPAKHRMLKKVESVQRECKHLQDILDAFLQFARVGKLALSAANLNDLVSDFIDFFRPQAREANIEISPHFDADLPPIQVDQALFRQVLMNLALNVIQAMPDGGLIELQTYHKNGMVYLDLIDNGKGIDEKVKSRMFDAFFSTKSGGSGLGLPTVKKIIDAHHGTIECESEPGRGTRFTISFPVC; encoded by the coding sequence ATGTCGAGAACATCTGCAATGAATGAGAGCCCGTTAAGCGTTGGTGAACGCGAAAAGTTTGAAGCACAGTATTCGGAAATCGCGACCCTTGCTGGTGGCCTGGCTCACGAAATCAAGAATCCTCTTTCGACCATGAGCATGAATCTGGAGTTGCTCACCGAAGATCTGGATTCTCTCGATGTTCCGGCGAAACATCGGATGTTGAAAAAAGTCGAAAGTGTGCAGCGGGAATGTAAGCATCTGCAGGATATCCTGGATGCATTTCTGCAATTTGCCAGAGTCGGTAAGCTGGCTTTGAGTGCAGCGAATCTGAATGATCTAGTCAGTGATTTTATCGACTTTTTTCGACCGCAGGCACGAGAGGCGAATATTGAGATCAGTCCGCACTTTGATGCAGATTTGCCACCGATTCAGGTGGATCAAGCTTTGTTTCGGCAGGTGCTGATGAACTTGGCTCTAAACGTGATTCAAGCCATGCCCGATGGTGGACTGATTGAGTTGCAGACCTATCACAAAAACGGAATGGTTTATCTTGACCTGATTGATAATGGGAAAGGCATTGATGAAAAAGTGAAGTCACGAATGTTTGATGCTTTCTTTTCTACCAAATCCGGAGGCAGCGGCTTAGGTCTGCCGACGGTCAAAAAAATCATCGATGCGCATCATGGGACGATTGAATGTGAAAGTGAACCAGGGCGGGGAACTCGCTTTACCATCTCGTTTCCGGTATGCTGA